A region from the Azospirillaceae bacterium genome encodes:
- a CDS encoding folate-binding protein gives MTNGVPFSWPFSSPTLPTTSAGRLTDRGVLALTGPDARTFLQGLVTNDVRRISATQAIYALFLTPQGKFLHELFVASLTDPATGEETLLIETEGGRTPDLLRRLSMYRLRSKVALADVSGQWAVAVALDAVLDGSEAGNAQVLALADGAGLAYADPRHAGLGLRLLLPRTVAETLPEADAAYARRRLALGVPDGSRDLVPEKSIPLENGMDTLSAVAFDKGCYMGQELTARTHYRALIRKRLMRVTATDGRPLPPPGTPVVWQEREVGEMRSSAAGPDGWHGLALLRVEDVEKPDAALTSGDVPLTVNGLAPAPQP, from the coding sequence ATGACCAACGGCGTTCCCTTTTCCTGGCCCTTTTCCTCGCCCACCCTGCCGACGACCAGTGCCGGCCGGCTGACCGATAGGGGCGTCCTGGCCCTGACCGGCCCCGATGCCCGGACCTTCCTTCAGGGCCTGGTCACCAACGACGTCCGCCGGATCAGCGCCACCCAGGCGATTTACGCCCTGTTCCTGACGCCACAGGGCAAGTTCCTGCACGAGTTGTTCGTGGCCAGCCTGACCGACCCCGCCACGGGCGAGGAGACGCTGCTGATCGAAACGGAAGGTGGGCGGACCCCCGACTTGCTGCGGCGCCTGTCCATGTACAGGCTGCGGTCCAAGGTGGCGCTGGCCGACGTCAGCGGCCAATGGGCCGTGGCCGTGGCACTGGACGCCGTCCTCGATGGCAGCGAAGCCGGCAACGCCCAGGTTCTGGCCCTGGCGGACGGCGCCGGCCTGGCCTATGCCGACCCCCGCCACGCAGGCCTGGGTCTGCGCCTGCTGCTGCCCCGGACGGTGGCCGAGACATTGCCGGAGGCCGACGCGGCGTATGCCCGGCGCCGGCTGGCGCTGGGCGTGCCCGACGGCAGCCGCGACCTGGTGCCGGAGAAGTCCATCCCGCTGGAAAACGGCATGGACACGCTATCGGCCGTGGCCTTCGACAAGGGCTGCTACATGGGGCAGGAACTGACCGCCCGCACCCACTACCGCGCCCTGATCCGCAAGCGCCTGATGCGCGTGACGGCCACCGACGGCCGGCCCCTGCCGCCGCCCGGAACACCCGTCGTCTGGCAGGAGCGCGAGGTGGGTGAGATGCGCAGCAGTGCCGCCGGCCCCGACGGCTGGCACGGCCTGGCCCTGCTGCGGGTTGAGGATGTGGAAAAGCCCGATGCGGCCCTGACCAGCGGCGATGTGCCGCTGACGGTCAATGGCCTGGCGCCGGCGCCCCAGCCTTAG
- a CDS encoding glycosyltransferase family 9 protein produces MRVLFITSTRLGDAVLTTGLLGHLVDTLPQARFTIACGPIAAPLFRAVPRLDEIIAMPKRRMAGHWLDLWRQVAGRRWDMVVDLRDSVVSWLVLARRRAIFRGGDDRQPKVVSLGRVLDLEPPPDPRLFLDDALRAQAAALVPAGPPVLALGPAANWTGKEWPADRFAALARDLVAGRLGGDARVMVLASAAERARCAPVLETLTVALGPARVIDLVGRTDPLLAGACLERARLFVGNDSGLMHVSAAAGTPTLGLFGPTPIHLYAPWGRNAAAVMSQGDAGASPEARMAALSLEQVKGAALDLLARTDTTGRAAPVPKLRSH; encoded by the coding sequence TTGCGGGTTTTGTTCATCACCTCCACCCGGCTGGGCGATGCCGTGCTGACCACCGGCCTGCTGGGCCATCTGGTGGATACCTTGCCCCAGGCGCGCTTCACCATCGCCTGCGGCCCCATCGCCGCCCCCCTGTTCCGTGCCGTTCCCCGCTTGGATGAAATCATCGCCATGCCCAAGCGGCGCATGGCGGGCCATTGGCTGGATCTGTGGCGTCAGGTGGCCGGGCGGCGCTGGGACATGGTGGTGGATTTGCGGGACAGCGTCGTCTCATGGCTGGTCCTGGCCCGACGCCGCGCCATTTTCCGGGGTGGCGACGACCGGCAGCCCAAGGTGGTGTCGTTGGGCCGGGTGCTGGACCTGGAGCCGCCGCCCGATCCCCGGCTGTTCCTGGATGACGCCTTGCGCGCCCAGGCCGCCGCCCTCGTGCCGGCCGGCCCGCCTGTGCTGGCCCTGGGGCCGGCCGCCAATTGGACGGGCAAGGAATGGCCGGCCGACCGTTTCGCCGCCTTGGCGCGGGATCTGGTGGCGGGCCGCCTGGGCGGTGACGCCCGCGTGATGGTCCTGGCGTCAGCGGCGGAGCGCGCGCGTTGCGCGCCCGTGCTGGAAACCCTGACGGTTGCCCTGGGGCCGGCCCGCGTCATCGATCTGGTCGGGCGGACCGATCCGCTGCTGGCCGGTGCATGCCTGGAACGGGCGCGCCTGTTCGTGGGCAACGACAGCGGCCTCATGCATGTGTCCGCCGCCGCCGGCACGCCGACCTTGGGCCTGTTCGGGCCCACGCCCATCCATCTCTATGCCCCGTGGGGACGGAACGCCGCCGCGGTCATGTCCCAGGGGGACGCAGGCGCGTCGCCGGAGGCGCGCATGGCGGCGCTGTCCCTGGAACAGGTGAAGGGGGCGGCCCTGGATCTGCTGGCGCGGACGGACACCACGGGCCGGGCGGCGCCTGTGCCAAAGTTGCGGTCTCACTAA
- a CDS encoding O-antigen ligase family protein → MSSIQTKNRLRTSAPVISSTNQGGIPSPRRTVTAAREVFTWPWMGVTLFLLAVLGFICALVPLGTAPVLISLSILGGALYLLRTHRLPTFLAALKERARGPLLPMALFLILGAVSILWTPVRKDGAAQTLTFLYTVVPFIFCLGTLREVDDDRRRLLMRWLVGGMVVGLILFAIEVIGDQPIYRLEKAVEGTNVDHDRALNRPAVLFTTLAWPVGLALARLAWPLGRAAFSRITAGAAKAAGGLARGATAANRLPASVPWAWVLPAGFFLVSLGGTSASAKVGLGVGLACFALARLSARLTRVVLMVALLAGPTLSIPISLGLYHAGLTEETRMPFSFRHRIEIWDVAARRILEKPLLGWGLDSSRHIPDEGEVSKFHPESSIIPLHPHNLFLQILLELGVAGGLLYAWFGVGVVRAIRRLPDYAQPSALAMAAATIGVGCFSYGAWQTWWLCGIMLSVGILELCLPVGWWARAAGAAKAVPAGVSAGAPGRRRTVRRR, encoded by the coding sequence ATGTCGTCCATACAGACCAAGAACCGTCTGCGGACCAGTGCGCCGGTCATATCCTCGACCAATCAGGGCGGCATTCCCTCACCGCGCCGGACGGTGACGGCGGCGCGTGAGGTTTTCACCTGGCCGTGGATGGGGGTGACGCTGTTCCTGCTGGCGGTGCTGGGTTTCATTTGCGCCCTGGTTCCTTTGGGAACGGCGCCGGTCTTGATCAGCCTGTCCATCCTGGGGGGCGCGCTTTACCTGCTGCGCACCCACCGGCTTCCCACCTTCCTGGCGGCGCTGAAGGAGCGCGCACGGGGGCCGTTGCTGCCCATGGCGCTGTTCCTGATCCTGGGCGCGGTCTCCATCCTGTGGACCCCGGTACGCAAGGATGGCGCCGCGCAGACCCTGACCTTCCTTTACACCGTGGTTCCCTTCATCTTCTGCCTGGGCACCTTGCGTGAGGTGGATGACGACCGGCGGCGTCTGCTGATGCGCTGGCTGGTGGGCGGCATGGTGGTGGGACTGATCCTCTTCGCCATCGAGGTCATCGGCGACCAGCCCATCTACCGCCTGGAAAAGGCGGTCGAGGGCACCAACGTCGATCATGACCGCGCGCTCAACCGCCCGGCGGTGCTGTTCACCACGCTGGCCTGGCCGGTGGGGCTGGCGCTGGCTCGGCTGGCCTGGCCGCTGGGGCGCGCCGCCTTCTCCCGGATCACGGCAGGTGCCGCGAAGGCCGCCGGCGGGCTGGCGCGGGGTGCCACGGCCGCCAACCGGCTACCGGCGTCCGTGCCCTGGGCCTGGGTTCTGCCCGCGGGCTTTTTCCTGGTGTCGCTGGGTGGCACCAGCGCCTCGGCCAAGGTGGGCCTGGGCGTGGGCTTGGCGTGCTTTGCCCTGGCCCGTTTGTCGGCGCGGCTGACCCGCGTGGTGCTGATGGTGGCGCTGCTGGCGGGCCCCACCTTGTCCATCCCCATTTCCCTGGGGCTTTACCATGCCGGCCTGACGGAAGAGACGCGCATGCCGTTCAGCTTCCGCCACCGGATTGAAATTTGGGACGTGGCCGCCCGCCGCATCCTGGAAAAGCCGCTGCTGGGCTGGGGGCTGGACAGCTCACGCCACATCCCGGATGAGGGCGAGGTGTCCAAATTCCACCCCGAATCCTCCATAATCCCCCTGCATCCCCATAATCTCTTCCTGCAAATCCTGCTGGAGCTTGGGGTGGCGGGTGGCCTGCTTTATGCTTGGTTCGGCGTGGGCGTCGTGCGCGCCATCCGCCGGTTGCCCGACTATGCCCAGCCATCGGCCTTGGCCATGGCGGCGGCGACCATCGGTGTGGGCTGCTTCTCTTACGGCGCGTGGCAGACATGGTGGCTGTGCGGCATCATGCTGTCGGTCGGCATTCTGGAACTATGCCTGCCGGTGGGGTGGTGGGCGCGGGCCGCCGGTGCCGCGAAGGCGGTGCCCGCTGGCGTGTCCGCAGGTGCGCCGGGGCGGCGGCGAACCGTCCGCCGCCGCTGA
- a CDS encoding nitronate monooxygenase family protein has protein sequence MSLPPVLADNLALPVIASPMFIVSNPELVIAQCLGGIVGSFPALNARPKEALDEWLTRIETALADAKASNPDAKIAPYAVNQIIHQSNDRLEHDMEACVRHRVPVIITSLRAPGDIVPHVHAYGGLVFHDVISLRHAEKALEAGVDGLILVATGAGGHAGGLSPFALVGEVRRFYDGPIILSGAIATGDAILAAQAMGADLAYMGTRFIATQEANAVAGYKDAIVQASASDIVYTPFFTGVAGNYLKSSIVAAGMDPDNLPEVDRTKMNFAAAASGAKAWKDIWGAGQGVGAIGDVPTTADLIARLKAEYDAARARLGLG, from the coding sequence ATGAGCCTGCCGCCCGTCCTAGCCGACAACCTGGCCCTGCCGGTCATCGCCTCGCCCATGTTCATCGTGTCCAACCCGGAACTGGTGATCGCCCAGTGCCTGGGCGGCATCGTCGGGTCCTTCCCAGCGTTGAACGCCCGGCCCAAGGAAGCCTTGGACGAATGGCTGACCCGGATCGAGACGGCGCTGGCCGACGCCAAGGCATCCAATCCGGATGCCAAGATCGCCCCCTACGCCGTCAACCAGATCATCCACCAGTCCAACGACCGGCTGGAACACGACATGGAGGCCTGCGTCCGCCACAGGGTGCCGGTCATCATCACCTCGCTGCGGGCACCGGGGGACATCGTGCCCCACGTGCACGCCTATGGCGGGCTGGTGTTCCATGACGTCATCAGCCTGCGCCACGCCGAAAAGGCACTGGAGGCCGGGGTGGACGGCCTGATCCTGGTGGCCACCGGCGCTGGCGGCCATGCCGGGGGCTTGAGCCCCTTCGCCCTGGTGGGGGAGGTGCGGCGCTTCTACGACGGCCCCATCATCCTGTCAGGCGCCATCGCCACCGGTGACGCCATCCTGGCGGCCCAGGCCATGGGGGCCGATCTCGCCTACATGGGCACCCGCTTCATCGCCACGCAGGAAGCGAACGCGGTGGCGGGGTACAAGGATGCCATCGTCCAGGCCAGCGCGTCGGACATCGTCTACACGCCGTTCTTCACCGGCGTGGCCGGCAATTACCTGAAGTCCAGCATCGTGGCGGCCGGCATGGACCCGGACAACCTGCCCGAGGTGGACCGCACCAAGATGAACTTCGCGGCCGCCGCCAGCGGCGCCAAGGCCTGGAAGGACATCTGGGGCGCCGGCCAGGGCGTGGGCGCCATCGGCGACGTGCCGACCACGGCCGACCTGATCGCCCGCCTGAAGGCGGAATACGACGCGGCCCGGGCCCGCCTGGGGTTGGGGTGA
- a CDS encoding SDR family oxidoreductase: MSTTDKTAAPKTAAKVALVTGAARGIGAAIAERLARDGYTVIINYAGSTQAAEELAARIEGQGGRALTVQADVADAKAVKTMFDRVEAAFGGVDILVNNAGIMTLAAIADVQDDAFDRLVDVNLKGTFNTMREAAQRLRDGGRVINFSTSVVGLYQPTYGVYAATKAAVEALTKIMAREMRGRSITVNAIAPGPTATDLFLNGKPQELVDRLAKLAPLERLGQPEDIAAAVAFLAGPDGAWINGQVLRANGGIV; encoded by the coding sequence ATGAGCACCACCGACAAGACCGCCGCCCCCAAGACCGCCGCCAAGGTCGCCCTGGTCACGGGTGCTGCGCGCGGCATCGGTGCCGCCATCGCGGAACGGCTGGCCCGTGACGGCTACACCGTCATCATCAACTATGCCGGCAGCACCCAGGCGGCGGAAGAACTGGCCGCCAGGATCGAGGGCCAAGGTGGCCGCGCCCTGACCGTGCAGGCCGATGTGGCCGACGCCAAGGCGGTGAAAACCATGTTCGACAGGGTGGAGGCCGCGTTCGGCGGCGTCGACATCCTGGTCAACAACGCCGGCATCATGACGCTGGCCGCCATCGCCGATGTGCAGGACGACGCCTTCGACCGCCTGGTCGACGTCAACCTGAAGGGCACGTTCAACACCATGCGCGAGGCGGCCCAACGCCTGCGCGACGGCGGCCGGGTCATCAACTTCTCCACCAGCGTGGTGGGGCTGTACCAGCCGACCTACGGCGTCTACGCCGCCACCAAGGCGGCGGTGGAGGCCCTGACCAAGATCATGGCGCGGGAGATGCGCGGCCGATCCATCACCGTGAACGCCATCGCCCCCGGCCCCACCGCCACCGACCTGTTCCTGAACGGCAAGCCGCAGGAGCTGGTGGATCGCCTGGCCAAGTTGGCGCCGCTGGAACGCCTGGGCCAGCCGGAGGACATCGCCGCCGCGGTCGCCTTCCTGGCCGGGCCCGACGGCGCCTGGATCAACGGCCAGGTGCTGCGCGCCAACGGCGGCATTGTTTGA
- a CDS encoding LysR family transcriptional regulator, which translates to MDRFDAMRVFTRIVERRSFTAAADDLGMPRATVTHTLQQLEGRLGARLLNRTTRHVSPTLDGEAFYQRCLRLLADVEEAEAAFRPADPKGLLRVDVHGKLARHFLFPSLPDFLARHPGLELHISEGDRLVDLVREGVDCVLRVGEPRDSGLIARRVAQLPQVTVASPAYLERHGVPATLAALEGHRAVNFISSVTGRALPFEFLVGEEMRLVTLPGTVSVTAAESFVAAARAGLGLIQTPSYHLAPDLAAGTLVNVLPGYPPPSLPVSVLYPHNRQLSPRVRVFVDWVAGCFRAQMSA; encoded by the coding sequence ATGGATCGCTTCGACGCCATGCGCGTCTTCACCCGCATCGTGGAACGGCGCAGCTTCACCGCCGCGGCGGATGATCTGGGCATGCCCCGCGCCACCGTCACCCACACCTTGCAGCAGCTGGAGGGACGGCTGGGCGCCCGCCTGCTGAACCGCACCACCCGCCATGTCAGCCCCACCCTGGATGGCGAGGCCTTCTATCAGCGTTGCCTGCGCCTGCTGGCGGACGTGGAGGAGGCGGAGGCCGCGTTCCGTCCGGCCGATCCCAAGGGCCTGTTGCGCGTGGACGTGCACGGCAAGCTGGCGCGTCATTTCCTGTTCCCCAGCCTGCCCGACTTCCTGGCCCGCCATCCCGGCCTGGAATTGCACATCAGTGAGGGCGACCGGCTGGTTGATCTGGTGCGCGAGGGCGTGGATTGCGTGCTGCGGGTGGGGGAACCGCGCGACAGCGGCCTGATCGCCCGGCGGGTCGCCCAGCTGCCCCAGGTGACGGTGGCCAGCCCCGCCTATCTGGAACGCCACGGCGTTCCGGCGACCCTCGCGGCGCTGGAAGGACACCGGGCGGTGAACTTCATCTCCTCCGTCACCGGTCGGGCGTTGCCCTTCGAGTTCCTGGTGGGGGAGGAGATGCGCCTGGTCACCCTGCCCGGCACGGTCAGCGTGACGGCGGCCGAAAGTTTCGTGGCGGCGGCGCGCGCCGGACTGGGGCTGATCCAGACGCCTTCATACCATCTGGCGCCGGACCTGGCGGCGGGCACGCTGGTGAACGTGCTGCCCGGCTATCCGCCGCCGTCGCTGCCGGTGTCGGTGCTGTACCCCCATAACCGCCAGCTGTCGCCGCGCGTCCGGGTATTCGTGGACTGGGTGGCGGGGTGCTTCCGGGCCCAGATGTCGGCCTAA
- a CDS encoding NAD-dependent epimerase/dehydratase family protein: MGKIVVTGATGFVGRALLPRLLAGGHEVVAAVRSDGVGLPPGVTAVPVGDLTGPVDWAPALTDAHALIHLAGLAHQRNVTPTALEALNVTATLRLAQSALDAGLRRLVYVSSVKALGDQSPGRPLTERDTPRPDDAYGQSKRAAEEALTTLLPVDGPLSLAILRPPLVHGPQAKANMAALLRLATRWPVLPLGGIANRRSLIGVETLADAITRAAERPDVTGTFLVTDRPALSTTGLVATLAAAAGKHPWLLPLPGAVWRALGGLPRLGGVVDRLTGSLEIDDSLFRIAFDWQPPMSQNEALGRTVQAYLEENRVRL, from the coding sequence ATGGGCAAGATCGTGGTGACCGGCGCCACCGGCTTCGTGGGGCGCGCCCTGTTGCCCCGGCTGCTGGCTGGCGGGCATGAGGTGGTCGCCGCCGTGCGATCCGACGGCGTCGGCCTGCCGCCGGGCGTGACGGCGGTGCCGGTGGGCGATCTGACCGGGCCCGTCGACTGGGCGCCGGCGCTGACGGACGCGCACGCCTTGATCCACCTGGCCGGCCTAGCCCACCAGCGCAACGTCACGCCCACGGCGCTGGAGGCGCTGAACGTCACCGCCACCCTGCGCCTGGCCCAATCCGCCCTGGATGCCGGCCTGCGCCGCCTGGTCTATGTCAGCAGCGTCAAGGCCCTGGGCGACCAGAGCCCGGGACGCCCCCTGACGGAGCGCGACACGCCCCGCCCCGACGACGCCTACGGCCAATCCAAGCGCGCGGCGGAGGAGGCGCTGACCACCCTGCTGCCGGTGGACGGCCCCCTGTCGCTGGCCATCCTGCGCCCACCCCTGGTGCACGGCCCCCAGGCCAAGGCCAACATGGCGGCACTGCTGCGCCTGGCCACACGCTGGCCCGTCCTGCCCCTGGGCGGCATCGCCAACCGCCGCAGCCTGATCGGGGTGGAAACCCTGGCCGACGCCATCACCCGTGCGGCGGAACGGCCCGACGTCACCGGCACCTTCCTGGTGACGGACCGGCCGGCCCTGTCCACCACTGGCCTGGTGGCGACCCTGGCCGCCGCCGCCGGCAAGCACCCCTGGCTGCTGCCCCTGCCCGGCGCCGTCTGGCGCGCGCTGGGCGGCCTGCCCCGCCTGGGCGGCGTGGTCGATCGCCTGACGGGATCGCTGGAGATCGACGACAGCCTGTTCCGCATCGCCTTCGACTGGCAGCCGCCCATGAGCCAGAACGAGGCGCTGGGCCGCACCGTCCAGGCCTATCTGGAAGAGAACCGCGTGCGGCTTTAA
- a CDS encoding transporter substrate-binding domain-containing protein, whose protein sequence is MPNRNAVRAILVILAFLIVAPARAQAGEAAVSLTLLTEENPPLNFTDPATGRVTGIMGDLIPPLMAAAGIAYQIQVMPWRRAYHTAQEVPGTCLFAMNQTAERQAQFQWVTPVVQGGAAFFARRDWLHYDHAHPDGVHAVAGLDEVKTLAAQPGAAPILVPAGTVLASTLRAQGLEVTEVELGRMMPMLAAGRADLVAAGAISGKWMVRQAGVAADPVFSFAVDPVGIGCNLGTDPALVERLRRALDTLKRDGTLARIVRNYQ, encoded by the coding sequence ATGCCCAACCGGAATGCCGTGCGCGCGATCTTGGTTATCCTGGCCTTCTTGATCGTGGCGCCCGCCCGTGCCCAGGCGGGCGAGGCCGCCGTTTCCCTGACCCTGCTGACCGAGGAAAATCCACCCCTGAACTTCACCGACCCCGCCACCGGCCGGGTGACCGGCATCATGGGTGACCTGATCCCGCCCCTGATGGCGGCAGCCGGCATCGCCTATCAGATCCAGGTGATGCCCTGGCGACGGGCCTATCACACGGCGCAGGAGGTACCCGGCACCTGCCTGTTCGCCATGAACCAGACGGCCGAACGCCAGGCGCAGTTCCAATGGGTGACCCCCGTCGTCCAGGGGGGCGCCGCCTTCTTTGCCCGCCGTGACTGGCTGCACTACGATCATGCCCATCCCGACGGCGTCCATGCCGTGGCCGGCCTGGATGAGGTGAAGACCCTGGCCGCCCAGCCGGGGGCCGCGCCCATTCTGGTCCCCGCCGGCACCGTATTGGCCAGCACGCTGCGGGCGCAGGGTCTGGAGGTGACGGAGGTGGAGTTGGGCCGCATGATGCCCATGCTGGCCGCCGGCCGGGCCGATCTGGTGGCGGCGGGCGCCATCAGCGGCAAATGGATGGTGCGCCAGGCGGGCGTGGCGGCCGACCCGGTGTTCAGCTTCGCCGTCGATCCGGTGGGTATCGGCTGCAACCTGGGCACCGACCCCGCCCTGGTGGAACGCCTGCGCCGGGCGCTGGACACGCTGAAGCGCGACGGCACCCTGGCCCGCATCGTCCGGAACTATCAGTAA
- a CDS encoding MFS transporter, whose protein sequence is MPKAPTAPNPLMRDRNFLWLIGGGVISMLGDQFTQLAMPWLALAVTNDTLAMGLILGLVSLPRAVFLLFGGALVDRYPARTVLMITKYVNALLLGGLALGVLTGTLTVPMMAACAFAIGLASAFSIPAGTSMLPRVVAGEQLQAANGMMMGLRQASLLLGPLMAGGLIALVGGSGKADGSGTPGDLRGLGAAFAVDCLSFVISALTLYRVRMRAVPDQALQEGQSLGAVFRAIGDGVRHFWNDISLRALCLYFSATTFFIAGPLQAALPVFARDTLADGADGYGLMMGMNGIGTLVGMAVSGARPNLRLRTLGTTILLVDAMVALVFMPMGLTHHTWQAGLLMAAAGCLSGFIQISVFTWIQRRIPLAMLGRGMSLFMFIVMSLAPLSAALCGWLMRYLPPQALFLGSGLALWGIVAVGLTSRPLREIVVPAGAPPAAVPAETPVENPAGV, encoded by the coding sequence ATGCCCAAAGCACCAACGGCGCCTAACCCCCTGATGCGGGACCGCAATTTCCTGTGGCTGATCGGCGGCGGCGTCATTTCCATGCTGGGCGACCAGTTCACGCAACTGGCCATGCCGTGGCTGGCGCTGGCCGTCACCAACGACACCCTGGCCATGGGCCTGATCCTGGGCCTGGTCAGCCTGCCGCGCGCCGTCTTCCTGCTGTTTGGCGGGGCGCTGGTGGACCGTTATCCCGCCCGCACCGTCCTGATGATCACCAAGTATGTGAACGCGCTGCTGCTGGGCGGCCTGGCCCTGGGTGTGCTGACCGGCACCCTGACGGTGCCGATGATGGCGGCCTGCGCCTTCGCCATCGGCCTGGCCAGCGCCTTCAGCATTCCGGCCGGCACCAGCATGCTGCCCCGCGTGGTGGCGGGGGAACAGTTGCAGGCCGCCAACGGCATGATGATGGGCCTGCGCCAGGCGTCCCTGCTGCTGGGCCCCCTGATGGCCGGGGGTCTGATCGCCCTGGTGGGCGGCAGCGGCAAGGCGGATGGGAGCGGGACGCCCGGCGACCTGCGCGGCCTGGGTGCCGCCTTCGCGGTGGACTGCCTGAGTTTCGTCATCTCCGCCCTCACCCTGTACCGGGTGCGGATGCGGGCGGTGCCGGACCAGGCGCTGCAAGAGGGCCAGAGCCTGGGTGCCGTGTTCCGCGCCATCGGCGACGGCGTGCGCCATTTCTGGAACGACATCAGCCTGCGGGCCCTGTGCCTGTATTTTTCCGCCACCACCTTCTTCATCGCCGGGCCGTTGCAGGCGGCCCTGCCCGTCTTCGCCCGTGACACGCTGGCCGATGGCGCCGACGGCTATGGCCTGATGATGGGCATGAACGGCATCGGCACCCTGGTGGGCATGGCGGTGTCGGGCGCGCGACCCAATTTGCGCCTGCGCACCCTGGGCACCACCATCCTGCTGGTCGATGCCATGGTGGCCTTGGTGTTCATGCCCATGGGCCTGACCCATCACACCTGGCAGGCGGGCCTGTTGATGGCGGCGGCCGGCTGCCTGTCGGGCTTCATCCAGATCAGCGTCTTCACCTGGATCCAGCGGCGCATCCCCCTGGCCATGCTGGGCCGGGGCATGAGCCTGTTCATGTTCATCGTCATGAGCCTGGCGCCCCTGTCCGCCGCCCTGTGCGGCTGGCTGATGCGGTACCTGCCGCCGCAAGCCCTGTTCCTGGGCAGCGGCCTGGCCTTGTGGGGCATCGTGGCGGTGGGCCTGACCTCCCGTCCCTTGCGTGAGATCGTGGTGCCCGCCGGTGCCCCCCCGGCGGCGGTGCCGGCGGAAACACCGGTGGAGAACCCGGCCGGGGTGTGA
- a CDS encoding PadR family transcriptional regulator, giving the protein MKAELLILGVLQGGDLHPYEIKRRLTAAQVDQYIDVDVGTLYYAVRALARDGLIEAKAVEAVPRGGERTTYGLTPSGRERFHALMREKLADTSPHYHPLYPALMFLHHADPAMLLAVLRRRLAEQRAYHAPLKAMADYLAPVASTGMRTILKNGLAHLETENEWLAGLLETLEAGDIRAPDYDRARAMGAFPPAELPIEYRSNTKPPKPTPKTGRRPKTPPAKSPDQG; this is encoded by the coding sequence ATGAAAGCGGAACTCCTCATCCTGGGTGTGCTGCAGGGCGGCGACCTGCACCCTTATGAAATCAAGCGGCGGCTGACGGCAGCCCAGGTCGACCAGTACATCGACGTGGACGTGGGCACGCTCTACTACGCCGTGCGCGCCCTGGCGCGGGACGGCCTGATTGAGGCCAAGGCGGTGGAGGCGGTGCCCCGGGGGGGCGAACGCACCACCTATGGCCTGACCCCGTCTGGGCGGGAGCGGTTCCACGCCCTGATGCGCGAAAAGCTGGCCGACACCAGCCCGCATTACCATCCGCTGTATCCGGCGCTGATGTTCCTGCACCACGCCGATCCGGCCATGCTGCTGGCGGTGCTGCGCCGGCGCCTGGCGGAACAGCGGGCCTATCACGCGCCCCTGAAGGCCATGGCCGACTATCTGGCGCCGGTGGCGTCCACCGGCATGCGCACCATCCTGAAAAACGGCCTGGCGCATCTGGAGACGGAGAACGAATGGTTGGCCGGCCTGCTGGAAACGCTGGAGGCGGGCGACATCCGGGCACCCGACTATGACCGGGCGCGGGCGATGGGCGCCTTCCCGCCGGCGGAACTGCCCATCGAATACCGCTCGAACACCAAACCGCCCAAACCGACGCCCAAGACCGGGCGACGCCCCAAGACACCCCCCGCCAAATCCCCGGACCAAGGCTGA
- a CDS encoding LysR family transcriptional regulator: protein MTGQNSRLTLRIDFGDHGAVGPGKIRLLEAIAEHRSISAAGRALGMSYRRAWQLVDALNQTFAQPSVTTQVGGGGGGGAALTDFGQELVAAYRAMEKAATDATADSRAALERKLRPSGT, encoded by the coding sequence ATGACCGGACAGAACAGCCGCCTCACCCTTCGTATCGACTTCGGCGACCACGGTGCCGTGGGCCCGGGCAAGATCCGCCTGCTGGAGGCGATCGCCGAGCATCGCTCCATCTCCGCCGCGGGCCGGGCGTTAGGTATGTCCTATCGCCGCGCCTGGCAGCTGGTGGATGCCCTGAACCAGACCTTCGCCCAACCCTCGGTCACCACCCAGGTGGGCGGCGGTGGTGGTGGCGGGGCGGCGCTGACCGATTTCGGGCAGGAGCTGGTGGCGGCCTATCGGGCCATGGAAAAGGCGGCGACCGATGCCACGGCCGACAGCCGCGCCGCCCTGGAACGTAAGCTGCGGCCGTCTGGCACCTGA